One window from the genome of Glycine soja cultivar W05 chromosome 12, ASM419377v2, whole genome shotgun sequence encodes:
- the LOC114380077 gene encoding bZIP transcription factor 11-like gives MASSSGTSSGSSLLQNSGSEEDLQAVMDQRKRKRMISNRESARRSRMRKQKHLDDLVSQVAQLRKENQQILTSVNITTQQYLSVEAENSVLRAQVGELSHRLESLNEIVDVLNATTVAGFGAAATSSTFVEPINNNSFFNPLNMGYLNHPIMASADILQY, from the coding sequence ATGGCTTCCTCAAGTGGAACATCTTCAGGGTCATCTCTGCTTCAGAACTCTGGTTCTGAGGAGGATTTGCAGGCGGTGATGGATCagagaaagaggaagagaatgaTATCAAACCGCGAATCTGCACGGCGATCTCGCATGAGGAAGCAGAAGCACTTGGACGATCTTGTTTCCCAAGTGGCTCAGCTCAGAAAAGAGAACCAACAAATACTCACAAGCGTCAACATCACCACGCAACAGTACCTGAGCGTTGAGGCTGAGAACTCGGTGCTTAGGGCTCAGGTGGGTGAGCTTAGTCACAGGTTAGAGTCTCTGAATGAGATCGTTGACGTGTTGAATGCCACCACTGTGGCGGGTTTTGGAGCAGCAGCAACATCGAGCACCTTCGTTGAgccaattaataataatagctTCTTCAACCCGTTGAATATGGGGTATCTGAACCACCCTATTATGGCTTCTGCGGATATATTGCAGTATTGA